One window of the Seriola aureovittata isolate HTS-2021-v1 ecotype China chromosome 22, ASM2101889v1, whole genome shotgun sequence genome contains the following:
- the cdkn1d gene encoding cyclin-dependent kinase inhibitor 1D isoform X1, which yields MITGDMAMASPSISTAGSATASDSGLSRLGGIEALELKVGPVRRNLFGPVDHQQLQQDFQRLLCMSVEVANKRWNFNFQSDMPGEGSNMKWEELRCQDVPAFYRSCMVRPVARPRVGMTKGMRRTSSSSGEGSPVSSSSSGSGDEYLEVTTRGCYRLQRPGKRRQSAITDFFKVKKRKLLHYKASSRQ from the exons GGACATGGCGATGGCCTCTCCATCAATATCAACCGCAGGATCAGCTACGGCATCTGACTCGGGCCTTTCCCGCCTGGGGGGCATCGAGGCCTTGGAGCTGAAGGTGGGGCCAGTGCGGAGGAATCTCTTTGGGCCCGTGGatcaccagcagctgcagcaggacttCCAGAGGCTGCTCTGCATGAGTGTGGAGGTGGCCAACAAGCGGTGGAACTTCAATTTCCAGAGCGACATGCCAGGAGAGGGCTCCAACATGAAGTGGGAGGAGCTCAGGTGCCAGGATGTGCCGGCATTTTACCGCAGTTGCATGGTGAGGCCGGTGGCGCGGCCCAGAGTCGGGATGACGAAGGGCATGAGGCGGACGTCGTCTTCATCGGGTGAGGGTTCCCCAGTGTCCAGTAGCTCGTCTGGGTCGGGGGACGAATACCTGGAGGTGACCACCAGAGGCTGCTACAGGCTGCAACGGCCAGGGAAACGTAGACAGTCCGCTATCACAG ATTTCTTcaaggtgaagaagaggaagcttCTGCATTACAAAGCATCTTCCCGTCAGTAG
- the cdkn1d gene encoding cyclin-dependent kinase inhibitor 1D isoform X2: MAMASPSISTAGSATASDSGLSRLGGIEALELKVGPVRRNLFGPVDHQQLQQDFQRLLCMSVEVANKRWNFNFQSDMPGEGSNMKWEELRCQDVPAFYRSCMVRPVARPRVGMTKGMRRTSSSSGEGSPVSSSSSGSGDEYLEVTTRGCYRLQRPGKRRQSAITDFFKVKKRKLLHYKASSRQ; this comes from the exons ATGGCGATGGCCTCTCCATCAATATCAACCGCAGGATCAGCTACGGCATCTGACTCGGGCCTTTCCCGCCTGGGGGGCATCGAGGCCTTGGAGCTGAAGGTGGGGCCAGTGCGGAGGAATCTCTTTGGGCCCGTGGatcaccagcagctgcagcaggacttCCAGAGGCTGCTCTGCATGAGTGTGGAGGTGGCCAACAAGCGGTGGAACTTCAATTTCCAGAGCGACATGCCAGGAGAGGGCTCCAACATGAAGTGGGAGGAGCTCAGGTGCCAGGATGTGCCGGCATTTTACCGCAGTTGCATGGTGAGGCCGGTGGCGCGGCCCAGAGTCGGGATGACGAAGGGCATGAGGCGGACGTCGTCTTCATCGGGTGAGGGTTCCCCAGTGTCCAGTAGCTCGTCTGGGTCGGGGGACGAATACCTGGAGGTGACCACCAGAGGCTGCTACAGGCTGCAACGGCCAGGGAAACGTAGACAGTCCGCTATCACAG ATTTCTTcaaggtgaagaagaggaagcttCTGCATTACAAAGCATCTTCCCGTCAGTAG